A segment of the Psilocybe cubensis strain MGC-MH-2018 chromosome 5, whole genome shotgun sequence genome:
TTTCGTTATTTTGGTACAATAGTGCTCGAATGCTTACCTGCATATGGCACGATATCTACAGTGAAAAGAAAATACTGAACAGCAAAACGAGAAGTTTCGATGAATTTGGTTGCAATTTGGATGAACTTTTTCTTCGGCATGTCATGTGCCCGTATCCGACGGCACGCCGGCAAGTGTCGTCGCAGTtgcttttcaaattcaacttTCACTGTTTTACTCTCGGACATCTTGCGGGCATCCATGCCAGGACCATAGTCACGGAAAAAGGCTTTTCGAAGGATATACAGAAAGGTGGCGTTCATAATGTCATTATTAATACATTGTTCATAAAAAATTGACCGATCACACTTGTAGCCTTTCATTAATTATGTCTGAGATTGCGAACAACGAGGTTGAAGTCATAGACTTGACCGGTCTGTCAGATTCTTCGGAATCCGATAGAGGCGATGATATTGAAGGGGGAGTTacggaaaaggaggaaagcGACACTGAATCCAGCTCTGACGCGTCCGAGATAGAAATCACATTGAACGAAGAGACAAGGGCCCAACTGCAGACTGCGATTGCCACTGTGTCAGAGAGGCGTCTTCGGCAGCTATTGAAGCTTTTGGTTGAGTCGGACGTCATGATTGAAGCTACACTTACCAGAGAGCTCGTCACGCTGAGGAGAGGAACACAGGATGTGGTGCCACGTTGGGAGACTTGCGCTCATTGCGATGCCGAGTTTGATATCAATACTTTACGAGAAGATGGCGAATGTGTGTTCCATCCAGGTACGTCGCATCCCATATTCGATAtgtcttctttttcctcagTTTTTCTTTCACAGGTGAACTCGTCGTTTCTGAAGTAGGCTCTGCAGACTGGGATACCGATTGCCATGGGCCGATCGATACCCTTGAGAATCGAAGAAAATTCCCTGAAAATTTCACCTGGACTTGTTGTCAAGCAAATGGATCCGAATATGGTTGTTTGCATGACCGCCACAAGCCTTTGGTCACCAGGAAGAGGAAGCGCATTGAGGATTGACGGAAAGTACGGCCCACCCAAAGTAAGCAAGAGAATAATTGATGAAACGGTACGCGATAGCTAAAATATTCAATCTATATTACAGTATCATATCCATTATCCTTTGTCCCAGCTTATTCGCCCTTTTGAAAGCTACTTGACAGTATGCCGTTGGCCGACCGTGGTCTATATTGCTTAAGAAACCTCCAAGGTCACTTCATTAGAGAGGGTCATTGGATTTGTTTGCGAGCCCCTACACCGACATCTGCTGGTTATCAAAGCAagcaaccaaaaaaataaCGCCGAATATTACCATTCATTTACCCTCAAATAGTGCACACCGTATCTGTTCAACGTCGTTATCCCCTAATCGCAACATTACTTGGTACTGGACTCGCCATTTGTCATCGTGTTCGAGATCCCATCCACGCCAATCCTGCGTACAATTAAATGGTATGCCTGCCGCGAGCGACTTTACTGGAGGCGATTTACATTAACCGTCTCGTTACCCTCCAGTTCCCTTTCATTATATCATTCCAAGGGCGAGACTGTCTTAGCTGGCATAGCTAACTCTGCCTTTCGTTTTCCCCTTGCCACCCTTTCGAGATTCACCCTTCGTTGTATCGGTGCTAATTATCAAACAACGTCACCTCTATCCAGAAAGCGCTTATGAGAGTTCGCCCAAATTACTTTGAACGCGCCTCCAATCGCTCTAACGACACCCAAAGGAATACCGCGTTGTGAACCTCGTCCTAATCGCGAAAATCTTTCCGATTCCACGGCCACAAACACATGTGCCTACCAAAGGTGCCAAACGTCTATGTCGTCGGAGACACTTTCGAGGCATGATGACCATTGTCATTCAGGTGACTCTTGAGTCTGTTTCTCATTAGGTCTTGACGCTAACACAATTTCAGGACATCTTTAAGATGTAAATAATGGCCTTTTTCAAACGCCAGAAGATGTTTTAGGCTTTATTCAACGTCGCCTCTGCCGTTGCTATCTGGAGCTGCTGCAATAAAAACTCGACGGAGCTCTGGTTTCGTGACCTCTTCTAACACATTGTCAGAAGGTCATGAGTTAGACTTTTGTCCGATTATCGCACGATGCTCTCCCTGGCTCCGATCTTGAGCTGCGTTCTACTGCAAGAAGAATAAAAGTCCTACGAATTGCTTTCGCAACGTGCATCTACTCAAACGGATGCTTTGATGGCCGAACGATATATCACCTTTGACCCTGCCACATGGTAACTATTACTGTCGCCGAGTTCGACAAGCAATACACCCATTGCAAAAGTGTATAGCTATCTATGGTCACTAAAACATTTCCATCCTTCCGACTCAGTTTCAATAATTGGTCTCACGGGAGGTTGAGTTTGCGAATATCTTCTGGGCCTGTTTTTTCCCTCCGACATATCTGTATGACGTTTTGAGAAAAATAAAACTGCCTATGTCAGAAACACGtcttgtttgttttcttccCAAGGCAACCAACAAACCAAGATAGTTGAACTACCTCTTCTGGAGCGTGTTTATGCGCACAGGTCTGAACACGAAGCACAGCCTGATAGAGCAGCTTCTGAAATTGAAAGCTGGAGATAATGAGTTAACCTTAATCATTAATTTTAGGGAGCATTACATAGTGACAACTCTGAATTCTATGCCTTTGGATTAGAAACGAAATTTGACTGCATATTCCTGTAGGCGTTATTCTGTCAAGGAGACTGTCCGAGTCTCCTTGATTTTCCATCCTCTATTTCCAAAGTATCTGAAGCCCATGTTATTAGGACAGCGTCTGATTGTGTGGCAAAAGGGCGGACCTTTCTGAGTCAAATACCCATTCTTCATTCCCACGAACCCAGTTACCTGTACCAACAACTGTCAGAAGATTGCTAATTAAGATGTCACTAACGGAAGACTCAACCAAGTCCATCAACGTATGCCTCAATCTGATGGTTTATTTCTTCTCCAAAATCTGGGAAATTGACCTTCATCTTCACTTCGTCGCGGAGCTTCAGAAAATTATTTGCTATCTCTTGGTGGATATCGCAGATCCAATTGACTGCATCTTGAACGTTGACATTGTGGTGGTGCATCACGACTGTGACAGCGTTGTAGTCTGCGTCATCGGCAAGAAACTCCTTCTTGTAAGATGCAATGTCCTAACATAACGTTTTGGTCAGTTGTAAGAATATTTAAGGATCTTTGACAGATAAATACATTGAAAAGAAGTATCATATCTGTGGTGTCTTTTTGGAGCTGAACGATAGTAGGGTGCTCCATGATCTCATGTGGAATGTCTAGGTTGAGAGACATCTCCAAAAATGCGAAGCAAGGGTAGGAACCAATGTTATCGCGTCTGGCGGCCATATACTCGTCGAAAGTGCAGATATAACGGGAATTGTTGCGTCGAGAAGCTTGAATAATGATTGAATCGACATAGGACTTCCAGGAGAGCATAAAACGTTCTCGAGTAGTGTGTGAAGCGTGAACCATTGCACCCTGCCAGAATCTGAAATCGTCATGAATATTTTCCGCTATACAGTTTACTAAGTATCAGTCTAAAGACGAAACTCACTGGCGTGCAATTTTACCAATGAGTGGATCACTATCGGCTCTTGGCCTGTCGGGATTGAAAATGGCATCAATTGAAACTTCGCAAAGTAATTGGGTATCCTCGACGCTTGTAACATCGGTATATTCATCAAGCACAAAAAATGTGTTCATCAGGTCGCAGTAGCTTCGCAAGAGGTCTGGATTGTTGCAAACTGTTAGCTATTAAAGCTACGAATTTCGAACCGAAATTACCATATGATGCGTGCGGGATTGTCAATGCTCCAATCAAACCTGACATTTATTCGTTGGTTAGACAGACAATTCATAAGATTGACATGAAGTCTTTGATAACATACTAAAATCACATTTGTCAAAAGCGATTTGTGCCTCAGGAGAGAATGGTCGGAATCCTTCCAACCATTTCACGGACTGTTCTTGTGCCGCACGGTAGTATGGGTTTATCATGCGCTTGTATGGCCACTCCCGTAGAACGTCAGGAATCAAGTAACATGAAGCTTTCAGAGTCGCTGTAGAGGCCATGATCGATAAGATGGGTACTGAAGGAAAATATTCACTTGCTTGAGGCTTTTATGATAAATGCAATGACAGAGCAAATCCAAAATTATGCAAAACTCATGTTTAATATGCACTAGTCTGAGGAAGTGGTGCTCAAAGTCCTAAATTCTGCTTTCTCAGTGCACTGAAGTCTAATTCGGAATATTATCGTTATCGTTCCACTGTCAAGATTTGTTTCTGGGGCAGTGTTCGATTTACGGTCGGGATGAAGACCGTTCCGACAACTATAGTGTTTTGTTGCCCGTTTACCTGTCCATGATAAGTAATATACTACGAAGGGCTTTCAGTCTCTTAAACGGTGAATAACTCCAAGATATACATCCTTGATAACAGTTTGGAGTGTACAAGGACACTTTTGACCTCTTAATATTGTACCCCAGTGCTCCCACCAATGAAACCTTGAGAAATTTGTTCTGCTATTCCATGCACTGGCAGGAGACTACTACTTACCTTCCGCTGGCCACGGTATGTACAGCCTATGCCAATCGCCTCCGACTTAAAGAGCGAGTAAAGGGTACTAAGCGGACAGCCCAACCAGACTAGCTGAAAATTTATGTGGATTTTGAGCACATGAGCGTGGGGCCTCGGCCTCAGGCCTCAGGGTGTGTCTAGACCCAGGAAGCTCCCATGCATGCATGTCCGACTCCGTGGGTTTGAGGCCTATAAATGTGATATTTTTGATTCTAGGCTAAAAAAATGGCAAAGCATTAGTCCGAGTTGTTATTAATACTTTGGAAAAATCGTGCAATGATAACCAGTAATTTGAAGACGTACTATGGGTTAAATTTGTACATGGTAACAAGATAATCGAAAAAATACTAGTGCAGCCTGTTATGACTCCGACCTGTCACCGAGCCATATGACAGTAAGCTGCCCATCGGGTGAGACTTGAGAGCGTCGGAGGCCGTTTTGAACGCTGGTCATGCCGATTTCACACGGTCATAACGGGTCGCTGCAGGTCGCTGCATTTAGGCGCCAGGCTACAGGATGCGACACCTATGGAAGCTCCAAATTGCATATTCCCAAATAATATATCTCTTCCATGGGCTAAATGACACTCGAATCAAATTGAGAGTGCTGCTGTGGATGCACAACTATGCGTAAAATGATATAAAAAGATAATCGGACAATATTCTCACAGCTATCGTGGAGCTATATCATTCAGCGTCATGTCAGGTCATTTTATGTACCCTGTGTAGGACATTGAACAGACAGCAACAAGATCAAAAATTAAACCACAGCTTTTCGACATTCCTTACAAGAAGTCATTTAGCACCATCGCCTCAGTGCAACACCGCGCTTGAACCCCCGCATCATGGTACGCCGCCTGTTGGACACCGTTGACCGCTACAACTAGATTAACACTACAAAACTCCAGTCTACCTCGAACCACTTGCAAAGAGACGATGCACCCATCACTATCCGCACTCGAAAAATGCTCACGAACCGACTTCTTGGCCGGCGTCAATGTATAATAGACGTTGATCATCCATCCCGCCCGAATGTCCCTCGATCCGTTCTAGCTTCTAAAATTGCTTATCTATACAAGACCGAGA
Coding sequences within it:
- a CDS encoding Delta(6)-protoilludene synthase (Delta(6)-protoilludene synthase STEHIDRAFT_73029) produces the protein MASTATLKASCYLIPDVLREWPYKRMINPYYRAAQEQSVKWLEGFRPFSPEAQIAFDKCDFSMLSKTSFCNNPDLLRSYCDLMNTFFVLDEYTDVTSVEDTQLLCEVSIDAIFNPDRPRADSDPLIGKIARQFWQGAMVHASHTTRERFMLSWKSYVDSIIIQASRRNNSRYICTFDEYMAARRDNIGSYPCFAFLEMSLNLDIPHEIMEHPTIVQLQKDTTDMILLFNDIASYKKEFLADDADYNAVTVVMHHHNVNVQDAVNWICDIHQEIANNFLKLRDEVKMKVNFPDFGEEINHQIEAYVDGLGNWVRGNEEWVFDSERYFGNRGWKIKETRTVSLTE